The Phyllopteryx taeniolatus isolate TA_2022b chromosome 19, UOR_Ptae_1.2, whole genome shotgun sequence genome includes the window GCGCCAGTTTGAGAAGATTTACGCCTGTCAAACTGCACCAACGTGTTGTACAATTAACACTAAGCATggccattttcttttaaaaggatctgttcttggaaaaaaaacatgcagcggAAGGGCTGCTACTACAACCACGGTGAAAACCGAACTCCTAGAGCAGGCATTCGCGCAAAGTCTATCGTGAGGGCTGCACTTGGAACTCAGCATTAACAAAAAGCTCAATTCCGCAGATGCTTCACAGCGTGAGAAAGCTATATGCGTACAGATTTCCGGTTGAAGCCTTTGAAAAACTCGAATCCGGACTGGATAAAGGTAAAACAATATCCAAGGATTTTCAGCACTGACGGATGTTCTAGGGAGAAGAGTGAATCATTAGGGTCACCTCGTGGTGTAGTATTGCAGGAAAGTCAGTGTGTCCTAACAACACGCTGTCCTCGGTGACTCTTGTCTCCCCTCATAATATTGATCTCTAAAGATCAGTTACGTGATCGCTCCTACAGAGGACCGTCACATCACGGCAAGGAGAAGCTGAGACAGATGTTATGTTCCATATGTTCCATTGCGCTGCGTGAGGAGAATTTTAAAGGGCACCCACCTGCGCCCCCGTCGAGGAGTTGTGGATGCGGGTGTCCAGGCGGCCGTGGAGCAGCTCGTCCCGGGAGTGGATCTGCTGCAGGAGCCTCTTGGGCTGCACGAGATCTACAGTGGGGGGATGCCAGCCCTCCCTCAGACCTGCAAGCACATTAGTGTATACTTCATTTGTTAAACGGGGGGAAATGGACAAACAGCAGTGCCAGGGGCCAGTGCAATTctgaaaataaaaccaaaaaaaaatctccctcaaaacaacctcacaaatgctcaacataaagtcatccatccattttctataccgctgaTTCTCACTTGGCTCCTGTCTCTGTTCAAAAACTTTTTCTCTAACCTTAAAtgggcacaaaaaaacaaataataataacaaataaaaaaaatttggggtaATGGAAAACGTTCTAACTAGTCCAAAAAATAAGTGGAGTATTATGGAACAATCAGCGTAAGAACTGGGCACCCACCATGTGTAAATGCAAATATTGCGTGCTAATATAAAATGCCCATGCAATGCAACGAGCACACGGTTTGCAAAAAATGCGATTTCCAAGCCACGCTCACCCGTCACGGAGCACCTCGCGAACACTGCGGCGAACAGCAGGCACCCCACGGCCCGCATGGTGCTCACATAGTCCCGCCGGTGCAAGCGCCGTCAAGCGAAGAGAAGAGAGCGGTAGGCGGGCGGCCGGAGCGCAGTGGACGGCGGCGAGCCCGAATGAACCGACGCGGTCCCCCGTGGACACCGTTTGGAGCGTCGAGACTCGTGGGGTCAGGTGGGGGGATTCAAACGTTTATTTCGTCTTCGTCCATGTCTGTTGTCGTGCTTATGAGGGACAACGTGAGCGGAGGAAGTTCCTTGGACCGGGTGTGCGTTTGGTGCCCCCGCAAGAGCGGTCGCTGCGTTTCGGTACTCCCGCCTCACGGGGGCGGTAGTGAGGCTAACGCGACTTGGCACATTGATGCGATATCagatttgcttttttgttttaatccttACTGTTTAATGtcgatgaaatattttttttcattataaaaaaaataaaaagacatggtggtgaatttttttttaattaatggtgGTCCGCTGCCGTGATTCCCATTCAAAATATTTATGAGTTCTTaacacttaattggtctgaaaatgatttgcgAACCACCGATCTATGCCATtgatgtatagtgacaagcagaacaattaaataatcttccactagatggcagaatgtACAATTCACCTTTCCACGTGTTGCCATTACAACAGTATAGTTTTGCGTTGAACTAAACCGGCCCACTTTGCAGATGAAGTTAATTTCTAATTAATTAAATTGTGATGAGATGATTATTTTAGTTAACTGTAACCtacatacattttgtgacatttttctttggtggtgtgctgtgagatttggCTAATATGTGCCTTGTTTCAGAAAGGTTGGGAGAACACTGGTTGAGTCGTTCATGCGTCTGCCTAACTGTAGTCAGAAGGTCGCAGGTTTCAattggtgtgactgtgaattgGTCTATATTTGCCCTCCAATCAGCTGCTGACCAGTCAAGGCTGTACGCTGCCTCTGTCCCAAAGTCAATGCTAAAACCCCGTATTTTGCAAAACCCCTTAGCTTAAAATCGACTCTTGAATCCCACAGTGTACTTTCCCATCCACTGTATCAGATATAAAGGTTAAATGCAGTATTTAGAAGTGATCATTAAGGAATGTTTACATCAGCTGACCTGCTCATGCACACCTTGCCCCCACCATTGTACCCTTCCATTATCTCTCAAACTTAGTCAGCCTTTATAAGAATGCAAGGAAATAATTTCTATGCTGAGCAGTCATTGATTCTACAAGCAGCAGGGAGATATttagtttaaaaatatttatttaaaaacaatatagaaTTTCACATTCAGTCGGAACATATGGGTCCAcctccaaaatgtcttttttttttttcataccgaTTCTATCCGAGAAGTGCGAGGGCTCCACTTTTCCAAGCGCTTTGCATGTGGGATCATCAACATGAGCAGAATTGGCATCTGCACCACAGCACTTACAGTAATTCAATAATACGCCTTTCAGAAAAACCTCATTAAAGTCCCAGTGTGTATTTCCAGACAGCTGCTGAAAGACTGATGTCAGCACAACAACACTGGCAGCAGTttaatggatgaaaaaaaaaaaaaaaaaaaaaaaaaaggggacacAGGTTATGACAACAATGTGGAGTTACTGCATCGAGTTCACACGAATGTTGCAAAGTACAGCAAAATTTTCACCACAAACGTTGGAAAACAAATTGATGTTATTTGTTAATATACCAATttaacaaaatgttgaaaacatCATTTCTTTTTAGGGCCAGCCTTTATAATTACCTGCCACAACATTGGCAACATTTAGctgaacataaaaataatacattaacaaAGATAATGCTTAGTTTTAAGTGACACTGTCAGGTATTAAAGAAATATTGACTATCAATCAGTCTTACACTAATTTGTGGGTTCATTTTTTGGGAGGAGTGTTTGTTTTAAGCAGGCCGAGCAATCTTACAGCCCACTGGCTTTTTATGAGTTGGCAGCTCAGACAGAATAAAAAGTTGGCACCACTATTTGTTCCCACATGCCTGTTTGGAAGTCTGTCTATTGAGAGGAGATGCAAAGCTGTAAACACTTTCTACAAGAGAATGCACAGGGTCGAGTGAGTTCCTCACAATGATAGTCCGGAAAAAGTGCAGTCAGTGAAGTACCTCAACAATTTGTACCACCGTCCTGGAGAAAGCCGAGGGCTCCCCGGCGGCGGTGGACGGCTGCAGGGCGGTGTGCAGCCGCGACTCGTAGCTGGTGTCGCTCATCCACGCGCACGGCCTGCGGAGGAACTCCTTGTCCAGCTCGCCCGACGCCGCGTCGCCCGGGCCCGACGCCGACCCGGCCCGCGCGGGACCCAGGCGAGACAGCAGGTCCCGGTCCCAGTCAGAGTCGGACGAGGACGGGGAGAGCCGGGCTACGTCCGGGATCAGCGCCGGGTCGATGCACAACGAGGCGGATTGTTGGGAGTCTTGGCTGGAGAGGCCGTGACACTGATGTGAAGGGAACTTTGAGGCAGGCGACCATGTTGTTTCAACAAAATGAGCCAACCTGTTAAATGGAGAAAAGTCTAGTCTATCTCCCGCAGGAGGACACATTCTGTCTATTCGAGAGGTATTTTCTTTAGATTGCACTATTTGAATAGAGGTTCTCCCCGAAATACAACAACACTCATCCGTTGTAATAACGCAACTTTCTGATTCTGTGAGGTCATCGGCTGCTGTCCTTTTCCTTTTCTCGCGGTTGTGTTCGCAGCTGGAATGGCGACGGCGTTTTTTGAGGTTTGGAGTTGCCGGGCGAGCTTGCTTAATAGGAATCGAGGCCTCACTTGAAACTACCTCTGGGCGGGGGACCTTCTCTTCTTCCGCATTGGACACAGCCATGGAAGGACGAGTGAGAAAAGAGACGGGAAGAGCTTCTGACACACTTGCTCTAGTTTCCATGTCATAATCATAATCCTCAGTGATGTAGTTCTGTGGACTGAGGACAGGAGGTTCTGAGTACAGACTAAGGGCCTCCATGTCATCGGGAATGAAGCCTTTCGGGCTGAGGACTGGAGGCAGGGCGTATAGGTCAGAAGATACATCTTGTGTAGTGGGGCGGAGGGAGAGCGGTGGAGGCTGCAGGCTGGCTGGAAAATGGACTTGCGGAAAATTGTCCAATATACGCAAGGGCGCAGTCGAAGTGTAGGGGAGGCTGCCAGGTTCGGGGCACTGCATGTCACTTGATATTGTGGCTGGAGATGGGACATGATCCGGTTCTTCTGGAAGATCCAGCGCACGTTTGCGGCAGGAGGATTGTCCTCGCAAGGCCTGAACTTCATGTTCGATCTCGGCATCAGTCAGAGGCTCCAGTTCACAGATGTCTGGGATGGGCAGAGCAGCTGCAGGtctacaaacaaaacatttggacaGTTTAGTAACCCATTTCATAACAAGCTTCAGGAGTAAGAATAGGTACGTTTAGGATGTTGCGACAACACAAGTGACCATAGCTCACCTATTTAGGACTTCTTCAGCTTCTCCCGAAGGATTGAGGTTGAAGCTGGGAACCATTTTGACCACAAGACACTCCAAGGCGCTATAATTTGAGGTCTCCAGCGCAAAGCAGCGATGTTGATCAGACTGCAAGTGCTGCAATaggcaaataaacacaaatcaaaCACTCGGCTCAGAAGAAGCCACAAAGAGTCGAGGAAAAGATTCTCACCTCGTCCAGGTTAGTGAAGGATTGAAGGCAGCATTCGCAGTAAGAGATGCCCTTCTTGCGCGGCGGCCAAGGTGACAGGGTTTGAGATTTGTCCCTAATGCGGCTTTGAACTTTGCTCTTCGCCCTGATCAGGACACAACAATCGAAAATACAATTATCATGAAATATTCACAGTGAAATCGTGAAATCATGAAGTCATTCGCTGGACCAACCtggatttattttctctttgcgCAGTCTTCTCaaagcgaggaggaggaggagactcGAAGGGACTGAATCGGCCGACGTAGCACAGCGAGGGGAAGCTCATGGACTGCACGTGCAAGGGCTTGTACTTCCTGGTTACATCAAACAATTACCGGTAGACTTTCATATTGTGACACTTGCCAGTCGAACGAAAAATGGAGAAATCCCTCTCAAATCGCGCAGTGCAACTACACACAATAGAAAACCTCAGCTACGAAAATAaccacattgttaaatactgcGGTATAGtgtcaattcaaatgaatgaaaaataccgAAATATTTATAACGATGCTGGGAAAAACTACTACAACAACATTGTATTTCTTCCTCTTATTTCAAACCAACACCAGCAAAAATGTTTCATCTGCTTCACAATTTCCTCCATTTGCTTCAGTAATGTAATGCAAGCATTCGGCAAAATACTTCAATTAGCACAAATGAGAGGAGAAATGAAAAGAGTTGTTCGTGTACACGTCCCCTGCAGGAGCACAACTAGAAATGCTATCCGTCTGAGTTCGGGGCTCCCTGGGGGGGACGCAAGCTCGTCATGTTACAGGGTGCCATTTGTTAACGGGCGCGATTAGGAAAGTCAAAACCTCTCCACTACAGCCATGTGAGGTATAATTTCACAATAGGATATGAGGGTACGAAAGCTACAAACCACAAGCTACCTTCATCCAAAATTGTCACGCTGACTGCATCGACGCAGACTTCAACATGTTCTTTGGATGGCATTTGGATTCAGACATGCACCGGTGGATATACATTTACTTATACTGTTCAAATGCTTTTGTGAGATCAATAAAATGAGACCACAGTGTGAGTCGAGTTTTTCTATGCACTCATTGCACACTCGCGTCACACTCACCTGCTGATGTCCTCAATTTTGAGAAAAGGAGATCTCAGAGGTGCAGCTGTCAAATATTAAGAACATAATAACGAGATTAGGATCCCGTTCGTCAGCGAAGGCATTACAGTATTAGCCGATTTATGTCAACTTCACTAACCTTTGACAACATGACAAGACGGCTGCTTGGTGGAAGCCCTCTGTGAAAGAGACAGCTCCACTTAATTACAGAAAGCTTCTTAACAATGAAAGGCTTACATGTTTCTTATTTAACCCGCAAagtggaatggatggatgaaatgttgCTTGAATTCCAAATACTTCAACTTttggaggttccgctgtattttttcactgtTTCTTTTCTTAGGGTATTGTTCTCTTACCTCATGCCTGCTGGGTTTCGCAACAACCCGCTCACTGCTCAGCTCCTTCAAGTATAAAAGAACATCTGTGGCAACATTAAGGAGCACTGCAACGTTAAAAGACAAACATTTCAAAGATGAATCAGGGTCTACTTTAAGGTCTCAACCTGGAAGAGGCGCACTCGCATGGCGCCGCCTGCTGTCGGCAAAGGTTCACTGCACCGCGGATGTCAGCGCACACAAGTCAGGTTTAACTGAAAATTCCATACACCGATTTGGACTAGTGCAAAGGATACCATCCGCATGCACAATGCTCACTCCCCACGAACGGGCATTTGCCAACACGTTGCTCCCCTGCAACCGCTCCTACGAAATAAAAATCCATTTCTGTTCAGAACAAACAGCAAAAGGTGTCGCAAATGCTGCAGACAAGCGACTTACATTGTTCCGAATCGCTTTTTCGAGCAGGGCTTTTCCTCGGCTGCCACAAGCCTGCAGAAGACAGTTGGATAGTAGAAGTTGTAGAAATACGCGATTATAAACATTtatgtatttcacttttttttgttgttgttgctatttGTGGCAAGGCTCACTCCCTAGGCCCCCCAACTTTcagttaagtgaaatttgatcatttaaaCTGGCACACCTGATAATTTCTCATAGCAAGCTAACGTGCCGCAGCACAATGGTTGGGAATCAGTCATTTATTGCATTTCTGTCAGgcacatgaataaataatcTGTGTAGTACCACCGGGCGCGGAGTGACTGGTCGCTGTTTGCTGTTGTCGGGGACGCTTTCTCGCTGCTTCAAAGGCTGGTGAGACTCATCGCAACTCTTGCTTCCTGCAGGCCTTTTCTCCTCCAGCCCCTCTTGACTTCCCGTAACCACAAAgctcacatctctgtggaggaAGCTCTCCACCCCCTTtggaaagcagaagaaaatgtttattgGTTTCTGGTGTACAGAGTCCTTCGTGTGTTGATTAACATAGCAAATAAGACGTATGACGTACCCCTCCGAGGAGAGATATGGCTTCCAAAAGCAGGGCTGTAGCACGTTTCTTTACATTGTCCAAATAGAAGGTCTTCCCCTGTAGCTTCTTCTCCCCAGGACAAAGTTTTCCTAAAAGTCCTGGCTGCTCTTCACACTGCTGCCGCAGCATGATATTCCTGGTACAGCAAGGTCAAGTTAGAAAGCATTAAACATGTCCCGTAGGGCCACTTCCGAACCCTTGTGCCCTCCTCACATTTATTATCCTTTGAATGTCTGCACAGCAAAATTTTAGACATACAAATATAAACTGCTATAAAAAAGCAATCTTTTTCATCTTGAATCAACATAATTTTGATCAAatagtcaacaaaaacaaaatacactaAAAATGGCAAATATCATTGATCTACATGAAATGCTGACCTGACTGAATGCATGGTTTCATTCTGCAAAGACAATGATTAAAATGGTGCTTTTAATAGCAGCCAATGAGGCATTTGGGAACGAAAGAGAGAATATTTGGAACTACTGTACATATAATCTACTTATGTAGTCATATCAGTTTTACAGTCTTTGACATATCCAAAACTGTAATCACCGCAGCACCATACTACTTATTATatggaaaataatttacattGTATGGATGGTATGTCTATGGATAATAAAActgacatttaaaattgtttacaaTTTGAAAAGTTTGGGACCTCGAGCAAGTCTCAAGTGGTCTAAATGATTAGTGaagaaaagcagaaaaataCTGACGTATGATGATTTAATTTCTCATTTCAGTTTTGGCAAATGGGCAACATTGAGTATAAAAGACTATTTttagaagggaaaaaaacactaatatGAACATTTGTTACccataaaaaaagtaataaaattagGGTTAACATACAGTAGAGCACACCCGGTGAATATTATGTTAAGCACACGCAAACCAAAGAGATCCAAGAGCaacaatatgatttttttttacgtatATTCGCGTATTGTATATTACTGCAATCTGATACGGGATCTCAAAACTGTCcatgtaatatatatttttttaaataacgctACAAATATAGGCAATGGCAAGCAACAAAGCCAGCCAACTGCGAGCTCACAGAGCGGATAAGCTTGTTAGCTGTCCTTCAACTAAACAACCCGCGTCCGTCACGTTTACTCGAAATGGTCGCTTTGGAACTCGGACATCTCCCAAGCCTACAGAAGAAATCGAATCCATGTTACTTACCTGCGTGAAGTTTGTATTTGACGGGTTCTAATTTAATAAGGACTCCAAAAGGATGACGGACAGGCAAGCTAGTAGCTACCgccgatttttttaaaaacagcaaaaggcACATCCGGGACATTAGTCTTCTTCTTCGTTATGTGTAACGGCGGTTTGCTAATTATGGTAGTCAGTTACCGCCACCAAGTGGTCAGAAATGATTACTGCTTTGGTTTACAGTGTGCGTCGCTTGGACAGATAGATacggaccaaaaaacaaaacaaaaaaaacaactggtttGGTTTTGGAAGTTAATGAATAACATtatattaatgtgtgtgtgtgtctaaattAATGTTTATTGTTACAGGTATGCATGTACAGGCTGTGTACCGGCTGTGAACTGGCTCAgactaataaaatgtaaatcataTGTAAAAAGacctaaaaaggaaaaaaaaaaaaaaaaaagttataaggtcattaaacaaacaaaaagctgcTTTTCTTTATTTGTTACATCACAgctcctcctgtgtggagtttgcatgttctcccccgtgcctgtgtgggttttctccgggtactccggtttcctcccacatcccaaaaacatgcatgaattggagactctaaattgcccgtaggcatgactgtgagtgcgaatggttgtttgttcctatgtgccctgtgattggctggcaaccagttcagggtgtaccctgcctcctgcccgatgatggctgggataggctccagcacgcccgcgaccctagtgaggagaagcggctcagaaaatggatggatggattatcccCTGTTGGTGTAACAGTGAAACAGCAGTCTCGAAACTTACATTGTATTTGGAAACACTTAAAGGTTATAGTATGTCATTAAAATCAAACAGATGACATTcagattgtccatccatccatccattctctaccgcttatccgggtcgggtcgcagtagcttcagcagggaactcgtgaacaagaccccaagatacttgaattcctccacttggggcaggatctcatccccgacctggagatggcatgccaccctttcccgactgaggaccatggtctcagatttggaggtgctgattctcatcccagccgcttcacactcggctgcgaactgctccaatgagagttggaggtcacggcttgatgaagccaacagaaccacatcatctgcaaaaagcagagatgcaatactgaggccaccaaaccggaccccctctacgcctcggctgcgcctagaaattctgtccataaaagttatgaacagaatcggcgacaaagggcacccttggcggagtccaaccctcaccgggaacgagtccgacttactgccggatatgcggaccaaactctgactccggtcgtacagggaccgaacagcccgtatcagggggttcggtaccccatactcccgaagcactctccacaggactccccgagggacacggtcgaacgccttctccaagtccacaaaacacatgtagactggttgggcgaactcccatgcaccctcgaggaccctgccgagggtgtagagctggtccactgttccacggccaggacgaaaaccacactgctcctcctgaatctgagattcgacttcctgacggaccctcctctccagcacccctgaatagaccttaccagggaggctgagcagtgtgatccccctgtagttggaacacaccctccggtcccccttcttaaaaagggggaccaccaccccagtctgccaatccagaggcactgtccccgatgtccacgcgatgttgcagaggcgtgtcaaccaggacagccccacaacatccagagcctttaggaactccgggcgaatctcatccacccccggggccctgccaccgaggagctttttaactacctcggtgacctcaaacccagagataggagagcccgcctcagagaacccacactctgcttccccatgggaaggcgtgtcggtggaattgaggaggtcttcgaagtattctccccaccgactcacaacgtcccgagtcgaggtcagcagcgccccatccccactatacacagtgttggtggtgcactgctttcctctcctgagacgtcggatggtggaccagaatttcctcgaagccgtccggaagtctttctccatggcctcaccgaactcctcccatgcccgggtttttgcttcagcgaccaccagagctgcattccgcttggccagccggtacccatcagctgcctcaggagtcccacaggccaaaaaggcccgataggactccttcttcagcttgacggcatccctcaccgttggtgtccaccaacgtgttcggggattgccgccacgacaggcaccgaccaccttacggccacagctccggtcggccgcctcagcaatggaggcgcggaacatggtccactcggactcgatgtcccccgcctcccccggaacatgagcaaagttctgtcggaggtgggagttgaaactccttctgacaggggattctgccagacgttcccagcagaccctcacaatacgtttgggcctgccacgtcggaccggcatcttcccccaccatcggagccaactcaccaccaggtggtgatcagttgacagctccgcccctctcttcacccgagtgtccaagacatgcggccgcaagtccgatgacacgaccacaaagtcgatcatcgaactgcgacctagggtgtcctggtgccaagtgcacgtgtggacacccttatgcttgaacatggtgttcgttatggacaatccgtgacgagcacagaagtccaataacagaacaccgctcgggttctgatcgggggggccgttcctcccaatcgcgcccttccaggtctcactgtcattgcccacgtgagcattgaagtcccccaacagaacaatggagtccccagcgggagcgctctccagcaccccctccaaggactccaaaaagggtgggtactctgaactgctttttggtgcataggcacaaacaacagtcaggacccgtccccccacccgaaggcggagggaggctaccctctcgtccaccggggtgaaccccaacgtaccggcgccgagccagggggcaataagtatacccacacctgctcggcgcctctcaccatgggcaactccagagtggaagagagtccaacccctctcgagaggactggtaccagagccccaggtgtgtgtggaggcgagtccgactatatcgagtcggaacttctcgacctcacacaccagctcgggctccttccctgccagagaggtgacattccacgtccctagagccagcttctgtagccggggatcggatcgccaaggtccccgccttcggccaccgcccagctcacactgcacccgacccctatggcccctcccacaggtggtgagcccatgggaagggggacccacgttaccctttcgggctgtgcccggccgggccccatgggtgcaggcccggccaccaggcgctcgccttcgagccccaccaccaggcctggctccagtggggggccccggtggcctgcgtccaggcaagggaaaacgaagtccattgtttgtcgtcatcattaggggtctttgagccgtgctttgtctggtccctcacctaggacctgtttgtcatgggtgaccctgccaggggcataaagccccagacaacttagctcctaggatcactgggacacacaaacccctccaccacgacaaggtgacggctcaaggaggggcattCAGATTGTATAAggtaatatttacaaataaaattcaGATACATT containing:
- the dbf4b gene encoding uncharacterized protein dbf4b isoform X2, with protein sequence MLRQQCEEQPGLLGKLCPGEKKLQGKTFYLDNVKKRATALLLEAISLLGGGVESFLHRDVSFVVTGSQEGLEEKRPAGSKSCDESHQPLKQRESVPDNSKQRPVTPRPACGSRGKALLEKAIRNNERLQGSNVLANARSWGVSIVHADDVLLYLKELSSERVVAKPSRHERASTKQPSCHVVKAAPLRSPFLKIEDISRKYKPLHVQSMSFPSLCYVGRFSPFESPPPPRFEKTAQRENKSRAKSKVQSRIRDKSQTLSPWPPRKKGISYCECCLQSFTNLDEHLQSDQHRCFALETSNYSALECLVVKMVPSFNLNPSGEAEEVLNRPAAALPIPDICELEPLTDAEIEHEVQALRGQSSCRKRALDLPEEPDHVPSPATISSDMQCPEPGSLPYTSTAPLRILDNFPQVHFPASLQPPPLSLRPTTQDVSSDLYALPPVLSPKGFIPDDMEALSLYSEPPVLSPQNYITEDYDYDMETRASVSEALPVSFLTRPSMAVSNAEEEKVPRPEVVSSEASIPIKQARPATPNLKKRRRHSSCEHNREKRKRTAADDLTESESCVITTDECCCISGRTSIQIVQSKENTSRIDRMCPPAGDRLDFSPFNRLAHFVETTWSPASKFPSHQCHGLSSQDSQQSASLCIDPALIPDVARLSPSSSDSDWDRDLLSRLGPARAGSASGPGDAASGELDKEFLRRPCAWMSDTSYESRLHTALQPSTAAGEPSAFSRTVVQIVEVLH
- the dbf4b gene encoding uncharacterized protein dbf4b isoform X1, encoding MLRQQCEEQPGLLGKLCPGEKKLQGKTFYLDNVKKRATALLLEAISLLGGGVESFLHRDVSFVVTGSQEGLEEKRPAGSKSCDESHQPLKQRESVPDNSKQRPVTPRPVACGSRGKALLEKAIRNNERLQGSNVLANARSWGVSIVHADDVLLYLKELSSERVVAKPSRHERASTKQPSCHVVKAAPLRSPFLKIEDISRKYKPLHVQSMSFPSLCYVGRFSPFESPPPPRFEKTAQRENKSRAKSKVQSRIRDKSQTLSPWPPRKKGISYCECCLQSFTNLDEHLQSDQHRCFALETSNYSALECLVVKMVPSFNLNPSGEAEEVLNRPAAALPIPDICELEPLTDAEIEHEVQALRGQSSCRKRALDLPEEPDHVPSPATISSDMQCPEPGSLPYTSTAPLRILDNFPQVHFPASLQPPPLSLRPTTQDVSSDLYALPPVLSPKGFIPDDMEALSLYSEPPVLSPQNYITEDYDYDMETRASVSEALPVSFLTRPSMAVSNAEEEKVPRPEVVSSEASIPIKQARPATPNLKKRRRHSSCEHNREKRKRTAADDLTESESCVITTDECCCISGRTSIQIVQSKENTSRIDRMCPPAGDRLDFSPFNRLAHFVETTWSPASKFPSHQCHGLSSQDSQQSASLCIDPALIPDVARLSPSSSDSDWDRDLLSRLGPARAGSASGPGDAASGELDKEFLRRPCAWMSDTSYESRLHTALQPSTAAGEPSAFSRTVVQIVEVLH